From one Cyanobacterium stanieri PCC 7202 genomic stretch:
- a CDS encoding Phycobilisome linker polypeptide (PFAM: Phycobilisome protein; Phycobilisome Linker polypeptide~InterPro IPR001297:IPR012128~KEGG: cyt:cce_0920 phycobilisome core-membrane linker polypeptide~PFAM: Phycobilisome linker polypeptide; Phycocyanin~SPTR: Phycobilisome core-membrane linker polypeptide), whose product MTIKASGGSSLAKPQLYQTVAVSTIIQAEQQDRFPDQRELGELKTYFDSGLKRLAIAQIITNNAEIIVSRAANRIFTGGSPMAFFERPSIEEPSLALAGIGGGTNVPSDIKAAQNSTATFVEEKPKGKKGNFFSGLFSSFSSVPSIGAIPAGFRPINVSRYGPSNMTKSLRDMSWFLRYVSYAIVSGDPNILVVNTRGLREVLENACSIDATVVAILDMKASCLGYVQGDLEAKEVIAQYFDVLIAELKAPTPANKVRQRPSNDLQGLELPQSYFNASERRPKFVMKPGLSATEKNDVVKAAYRQVFERDITKAYSQSISYLESQVKNGDISMKEFVRRLAKSPLYRKQFFEPFINSRALELAFRHILGRGPSSREEVQEYFSIVSTGGLAALVDALVDSQEYADYFGEETVPYLRGLGVEAQECRNWGMQQDLFNYSAPFRKVPQFVTTFAKYDRPLPDQHVYGTGNDPLEIQFGAIFPKETRNPSSAPAPFSKDTKRILIHRGPGINNQNSNPRARGEFPGTLGPKVVRLNNELPGASNGLGVKFGESSTQAVINATYRQVFGRDVYEGQRLKVAEIKLENGEISLRDFIRMLAKSELFLKTYWTPFYVCKAIEYIHRRLLGRPTYGRSEMNSYFDLASKKGFYALVDAMMDSKEYSEAFGEDTVPYERYLTPAGLQMRNARVGTIREDVGQRVDKEVTPRFIELGQVSDVRTEPDVKSRVNQGVTVKRQQTKVFKLTNNVDKVALKNAIRAAYRQVFERDVEPYVVNANFTNLESKLGNGEITVKEFIEALGCSDLYLKEFYTPFPNTKVIELGTKHFLGRAPMNQKEIQHYNRILASQGIRAFISALVGSMEYSQVFGEDTVPYRRYPTLPAANFPNTERLYNKLTKQDDEVVVPSFVPATGTAASIK is encoded by the coding sequence ATGACTATAAAAGCAAGTGGCGGTAGTTCCCTAGCGAAACCGCAATTATACCAAACTGTAGCTGTATCAACCATTATCCAAGCAGAACAGCAAGATCGCTTTCCCGATCAAAGAGAGTTAGGTGAATTAAAAACATACTTTGATTCTGGCTTAAAAAGATTGGCGATCGCCCAGATCATCACCAACAATGCAGAAATTATCGTTTCTCGTGCCGCTAACCGTATTTTCACGGGTGGTTCTCCCATGGCTTTTTTTGAAAGGCCTTCCATCGAAGAACCCTCACTGGCTTTGGCAGGGATAGGTGGCGGTACAAACGTACCTAGCGACATCAAAGCGGCTCAAAATTCCACCGCAACTTTTGTCGAAGAAAAACCAAAAGGCAAAAAAGGAAACTTTTTCAGTGGTTTATTTTCCTCCTTCTCCTCAGTGCCTAGCATTGGAGCAATACCAGCAGGATTCAGACCCATAAATGTTTCCCGCTATGGCCCTAGCAATATGACCAAGTCTTTAAGGGATATGTCTTGGTTCTTACGCTATGTCAGTTATGCCATCGTATCTGGAGATCCTAACATTCTTGTGGTCAACACCAGAGGATTAAGAGAAGTATTAGAAAATGCTTGTTCCATTGATGCCACCGTAGTAGCCATTTTGGACATGAAAGCCTCCTGTCTTGGCTATGTTCAAGGAGACTTAGAAGCAAAAGAAGTCATCGCTCAATACTTTGATGTTCTCATTGCCGAACTAAAAGCACCCACCCCTGCTAATAAAGTACGTCAAAGACCATCCAACGACTTACAAGGTTTAGAACTACCTCAGAGCTACTTCAACGCTTCTGAGCGTCGCCCTAAATTTGTGATGAAACCCGGCTTATCTGCCACCGAGAAAAACGATGTGGTCAAAGCCGCTTATCGTCAAGTATTTGAGCGTGACATCACCAAAGCCTATTCTCAATCTATCTCTTATCTTGAGTCTCAGGTGAAAAACGGCGACATTTCCATGAAAGAATTTGTCCGTCGTCTTGCCAAATCTCCTTTATATCGTAAGCAATTCTTTGAGCCTTTCATCAACTCCCGTGCCTTAGAACTTGCTTTCCGTCATATCCTAGGACGTGGTCCTTCTTCCCGTGAAGAAGTACAAGAATACTTCTCCATCGTTTCCACTGGTGGTTTAGCCGCCCTCGTAGATGCTTTGGTAGATTCCCAAGAATATGCCGACTACTTCGGTGAGGAAACCGTGCCTTATCTCAGAGGTTTAGGGGTAGAAGCCCAAGAATGTCGTAACTGGGGTATGCAACAGGATCTATTTAACTACAGCGCTCCTTTCCGCAAAGTACCTCAATTCGTAACCACCTTTGCCAAATACGATCGCCCCTTACCCGACCAACACGTTTACGGTACAGGAAACGATCCCCTCGAAATCCAATTCGGAGCGATTTTCCCCAAAGAAACCCGTAATCCTAGCAGTGCGCCTGCACCATTTAGCAAAGATACCAAACGTATCTTGATCCACCGTGGCCCAGGTATTAACAACCAAAACAGCAACCCCCGCGCCCGTGGAGAATTCCCCGGAACCTTGGGACCCAAAGTGGTTCGTCTCAACAACGAGTTACCCGGTGCTAGTAACGGTTTAGGGGTCAAATTTGGTGAAAGTTCTACCCAAGCGGTAATTAATGCCACCTATCGCCAAGTATTTGGTCGTGATGTCTATGAAGGACAAAGATTGAAAGTAGCGGAAATCAAGCTCGAAAACGGTGAAATCTCCCTCAGAGACTTTATCCGTATGTTGGCTAAATCCGAGCTATTCCTCAAAACCTACTGGACTCCTTTCTACGTTTGTAAGGCGATCGAGTACATCCACCGTCGTCTGTTAGGTCGTCCTACCTATGGTCGTAGCGAAATGAACTCCTACTTCGACTTAGCATCCAAAAAAGGTTTCTACGCCCTTGTAGATGCCATGATGGATAGCAAAGAATACAGCGAAGCCTTTGGAGAGGATACTGTACCTTACGAGCGCTACCTAACCCCCGCAGGTTTACAAATGCGTAATGCCAGAGTGGGAACCATCAGAGAAGATGTTGGTCAGAGAGTTGACAAGGAAGTTACCCCCAGATTTATCGAACTCGGACAGGTTAGCGATGTTCGTACCGAACCCGATGTTAAATCTCGTGTTAACCAAGGTGTCACCGTAAAACGTCAACAAACCAAAGTATTTAAACTTACTAACAATGTTGATAAAGTAGCTCTCAAAAATGCTATTCGTGCCGCCTATCGTCAGGTATTTGAGCGTGACGTAGAACCTTACGTAGTAAATGCGAACTTTACTAACCTAGAAAGTAAACTTGGTAATGGTGAAATCACCGTAAAAGAGTTTATCGAGGCGTTAGGTTGCTCCGATTTATACCTCAAGGAATTTTACACTCCCTTCCCCAATACGAAAGTAATTGAGTTGGGTACTAAACATTTCTTGGGTCGTGCGCCTATGAATCAAAAAGAGATTCAGCACTATAACCGTATCTTGGCAAGTCAAGGTATTCGTGCTTTCATCTCTGCTTTGGTGGGTAGTATGGAATATTCTCAGGTATTTGGTGAAGATACTGTGCCTTATCGCCGTTATCCCACTTTACCTGCGGCTAACTTCCCCAACACTGAAAGACTCTATAACAAATTAACAAAACAGGATGACGAAGTTGTTGTACCTAGTTTTGTCCCTGCGACTGGTACAGCCGCATCCATCAAATAG
- a CDS encoding 1-(5-phosphoribosyl)-5-((5-phosphoribosylamino)methylideneamino) imidazole-4-carboxamide isomerase (PFAM: Histidine biosynthesis protein~TIGRFAM: phosphoribosylformimino-5-aminoimidazole carboxamide ribotide isomerase~COGs: COG0106 Phosphoribosylformimino-5-aminoimidazole carboxamide ribonucleotide (ProFAR) isomerase~InterPro IPR006062:IPR006063~KEGG: cyt:cce_4140 1-(5-phosphoribosyl)-5-[(5- phosphoribosylamino)methylideneamino] imidazole-4-carboxamide isomerase~PFAM: histidine biosynthesis protein~PRIAM:1-(5-phosphoribosyl)-5-((5-phosphoribosylamin o)methylideneamino)imidazole-4-carboxamideisomerase~SPTR:1-(5-phosphoribosyl)-5-[(5- phosphoribosylamino)methylideneamino] imidazole-4-carboxamide isomerase;~TIGRFAM: phosphoribosylformimino-5-aminoimidazole carboxamide ribotide isomerase) yields the protein MEVIPAIDLLGGHCVRLYQGDYAQSQVFNENPVEVALQWQNQGATRLHLVDLDGAKAGHPVNVDVIKKIVRALDIPVQVGGGLRDRPSVETLFNLGVDRAIVGTVAVEKPELVKELCETFPKQVAIGIDARNGKVATKGWLETSEVEATELAKAISDQAAAIIYTDIHRDGTLVGPNQEALREIASVTDIPIIASGGISSLSDILSLLSLEPVGVKSVIVGKAIYTGKVDLAEAIKAVGDGRLQDIPPNFGDTALA from the coding sequence ATGGAAGTTATACCAGCAATTGATTTATTAGGTGGGCATTGTGTACGTTTATATCAGGGAGATTATGCCCAATCTCAAGTTTTTAATGAAAACCCCGTGGAAGTCGCTCTACAATGGCAAAATCAAGGGGCTACCCGTTTACATTTAGTGGATTTGGATGGTGCAAAGGCTGGACATCCTGTTAATGTGGATGTGATCAAAAAAATTGTTAGGGCTTTGGATATTCCTGTACAGGTGGGAGGGGGTTTGCGCGATCGCCCTTCGGTGGAAACCTTATTTAATTTAGGGGTAGATCGGGCGATCGTTGGTACTGTAGCGGTAGAAAAACCAGAGTTAGTAAAGGAATTGTGCGAGACTTTCCCCAAACAAGTGGCCATCGGTATTGATGCCAGAAATGGTAAAGTAGCCACCAAGGGATGGTTAGAAACTTCGGAGGTAGAAGCCACAGAATTAGCCAAAGCCATCTCAGATCAAGCGGCGGCGATAATTTATACCGACATCCATCGGGATGGAACTTTAGTCGGGCCCAATCAAGAAGCCTTAAGGGAAATTGCCAGTGTGACAGATATTCCCATTATTGCCTCTGGGGGTATTAGTTCTTTGAGTGATATTCTTAGTCTTTTATCCCTTGAACCCGTGGGAGTAAAAAGCGTCATTGTTGGTAAAGCTATATATACAGGTAAAGTAGATTTGGCGGAGGCAATCAAGGCAGTAGGAGATGGTAGATTACAGGATATTCCCCCCAATTTTGGCGATACTGCCCTAGCTTAA
- a CDS encoding nicotinate (nicotinamide) nucleotide adenylyltransferase (PFAM: Cytidylyltransferase~TIGRFAM: nicotinate (nicotinamide) nucleotide adenylyltransferase~COGs: COG1057 Nicotinic acid mononucleotide adenylyltransferase~InterPro IPR004820:IPR004821:IPR005248~KEGG: cyc:PCC7424_0292 nicotinic acid mononucleotide adenylyltransferase~PFAM: cytidylyltransferase~SPTR: Nicotinate (Nicotinamide) nucleotide adenylyltransferase;~TIGRFAM: nicotinate (nicotinamide) nucleotide adenylyltransferase; cytidyltransferase-related domain protein), protein MKIAIFGTSADPPTIAHKTILDYLSQKYDITAVYASDNPFKENQNSLYHRSKMLGLLIEEINVSSGNHNIQLATDIGDRRTLHTIEKAKKKWGEKADLTFVIGSDLASQIFSWYQAEKLWQQVKLLILPREGYQVDGDTQQKLEQNTLGYTLADYQLPPVSSTQYRQNQNEEVLTPKVKSYIQCHNLYNLT, encoded by the coding sequence ATGAAAATTGCTATTTTTGGTACCAGTGCAGATCCGCCTACGATCGCCCATAAAACAATCTTAGATTATCTGAGTCAAAAATATGATATTACGGCAGTCTATGCCTCAGATAACCCTTTTAAAGAGAATCAAAATAGCCTATACCATCGTAGTAAAATGCTCGGATTATTAATAGAAGAAATCAATGTATCTTCTGGTAATCATAACATTCAATTGGCAACGGATATAGGCGATCGGCGTACTCTGCACACCATCGAAAAAGCCAAAAAAAAATGGGGTGAAAAAGCCGACCTAACCTTTGTCATCGGTAGTGATTTAGCCTCTCAAATATTCAGCTGGTATCAAGCCGAAAAGCTCTGGCAACAGGTCAAACTTTTGATACTTCCCCGTGAAGGTTATCAGGTAGATGGTGATACCCAACAAAAATTAGAACAAAATACCCTCGGCTATACCCTCGCTGACTATCAACTTCCCCCCGTCTCCTCCACCCAATATCGACAAAACCAAAACGAAGAAGTGCTTACCCCCAAGGTGAAATCCTATATTCAATGCCACAATTTATATAACTTAACCTGA
- a CDS encoding peptidyl-tRNA hydrolase (PFAM: Peptidyl-tRNA hydrolase~TIGRFAM: peptidyl-tRNA hydrolase~COGs: COG0193 Peptidyl-tRNA hydrolase~InterPro IPR018171:IPR001328~KEGG: cyt:cce_1754 peptidyl-tRNA hydrolase~PFAM: peptidyl-tRNA hydrolase~PRIAM: Aminoacyl-tRNA hydrolase~SPTR: Peptidyl-tRNA hydrolase;~TIGRFAM: peptidyl-tRNA hydrolase), giving the protein MKEEKQKKIVIPNLIVGLGNPEPKYDKTRHNIGFEIVDYLADKWGFNWQKNSKFNALFAEGIAPNNQKVRLLKPLTYMNRSGQSVRAVCDWYKLTPDGILVVYDDMDIPLGKIRLRLSGSAGGHNGMKSIISHLGGQKFPRCRIGIGKSEGKKQTVGHVLGRFSPAEMPVIDELMGVTQSAIELSLKDGIEKAMSLYN; this is encoded by the coding sequence ATGAAAGAAGAAAAACAGAAAAAAATAGTTATTCCTAATTTGATTGTGGGGTTAGGAAACCCTGAGCCTAAATATGATAAAACAAGACATAATATTGGTTTTGAAATAGTTGATTATTTAGCCGATAAATGGGGTTTTAATTGGCAGAAAAATAGTAAATTTAACGCTCTGTTTGCTGAAGGTATTGCTCCTAATAATCAAAAGGTAAGACTATTAAAACCCCTTACTTATATGAATCGCTCTGGGCAGTCTGTCAGGGCTGTATGTGATTGGTATAAATTAACCCCTGACGGAATTTTGGTGGTATATGATGACATGGATATTCCCTTGGGAAAAATTCGACTAAGGCTTTCTGGTTCGGCGGGAGGTCATAATGGGATGAAGTCGATTATCAGTCATTTGGGGGGACAAAAATTTCCCCGTTGTCGCATTGGTATCGGTAAATCGGAGGGCAAAAAACAAACTGTTGGTCATGTTTTGGGCAGGTTTTCTCCTGCTGAAATGCCTGTTATCGACGAGTTGATGGGGGTGACTCAAAGTGCGATCGAGCTTAGTTTAAAAGATGGTATCGAAAAGGCGATGAGTCTTTATAATTAG
- a CDS encoding hypothetical protein (KEGG: cyc:PCC7424_1151 hypothetical protein~SPTR: Putative uncharacterized protein), translating into MAKSIKQLRSDLTVLDTEVRLLTRELYGYYQGYIKTFAGVVARQLVLACYQICTQKYPDSFLALSYQKKVDLQDQLKVLSKGFLPKLSSYLAEVDVPKSDIFTDFPQSLTGVVPEVVKSESEGDEDLQTTLEGLSVENELKVNLFPEGLNPDGVLRFYGEVEDCLGEVLTQLSLEANDYLKEYDILPTQVPAKILEMALQNNDSSKGIADSPNLLSLVVEKEDISSKKITKDITPVVAICLRLAEVEFADAGLSADRRRIIAVIDKLIDLQKKYQRTTRLYAIAHAESQWRSCWSDEN; encoded by the coding sequence ATGGCTAAGTCAATCAAACAGTTACGTAGTGATTTGACGGTTTTGGATACCGAGGTTAGATTACTGACAAGGGAGTTATATGGTTATTATCAGGGATATATTAAAACTTTTGCGGGGGTGGTAGCTAGGCAGTTGGTATTGGCTTGTTATCAGATATGTACCCAAAAGTATCCTGATAGTTTTTTGGCGTTAAGTTATCAGAAGAAGGTTGATTTACAGGATCAGTTAAAGGTTTTAAGTAAGGGTTTTTTGCCAAAGTTATCTAGTTATTTGGCGGAGGTGGATGTGCCGAAGTCGGATATTTTTACAGATTTTCCTCAAAGTTTAACGGGGGTTGTTCCTGAAGTTGTTAAATCGGAGTCGGAGGGGGATGAGGATTTACAAACTACTCTTGAGGGTTTGAGTGTGGAAAATGAGCTAAAGGTGAATTTGTTTCCTGAAGGTTTAAATCCTGATGGGGTGTTACGTTTTTATGGTGAGGTGGAGGATTGTTTGGGGGAGGTTTTGACACAACTTTCTTTGGAGGCGAATGATTATCTTAAGGAGTATGATATTTTGCCGACTCAAGTTCCTGCCAAAATTTTAGAGATGGCTCTTCAAAATAATGATAGTTCTAAGGGCATTGCTGATTCTCCTAATTTACTTAGTTTGGTGGTGGAAAAGGAGGATATTTCTAGTAAGAAAATTACAAAGGATATTACTCCTGTAGTAGCTATTTGTTTACGGTTGGCGGAGGTGGAATTTGCTGATGCGGGTTTAAGTGCCGATCGCCGCAGGATTATTGCTGTTATTGATAAGTTAATTGATTTACAAAAAAAATATCAACGTACTACTCGATTATATGCGATCGCCCATGCGGAATCTCAGTGGCGTAGTTGTTGGAGTGATGAAAACTAA
- a CDS encoding translation elongation factor Ts (EF-Ts) (PFAM: Elongation factor TS; UBA/TS-N domain~TIGRFAM: translation elongation factor Ts~COGs: COG0264 Translation elongation factor Ts~InterPro IPR018101:IPR001816:IPR000449:IPR014039~KEGG: cyt:cce_0704 elongation factor Ts~PFAM: Translation elongation factor EFTs/EF1B dimerisation; ubiquitin-associated- domain-containing protein~SPTR: Elongation factor Ts;~TIGRFAM: translation elongation factor Ts) — protein sequence MAEISAKLVKELRDKTNAGMMDCKKALKENDGDMAKAMEWLRQKGITSAEKKAGRVAAEGIVESYIHTGGRIGVIVEVNCETDFVARREDFQSLAKNIAMQIAACPNVEYIKIADIPADVVEQEKAIEMGRDDLGNKPDNIKEKIVEGRIQKRLGEMCLLSQPYVRDQSITVEELITQQVATIGENIQVRRFARFILGEGIEKQETNFAEEVAAQTGGAL from the coding sequence ATGGCAGAAATATCAGCAAAGCTAGTAAAAGAGCTTAGGGATAAAACCAATGCAGGGATGATGGACTGCAAAAAGGCTTTAAAAGAAAATGATGGTGACATGGCGAAAGCTATGGAGTGGTTACGTCAAAAAGGTATCACCTCCGCAGAGAAAAAAGCTGGTAGAGTTGCCGCTGAAGGAATTGTCGAAAGCTACATCCATACTGGTGGACGTATTGGCGTAATTGTTGAGGTTAACTGTGAAACTGATTTCGTTGCTAGAAGGGAAGATTTCCAATCTTTAGCAAAAAATATCGCTATGCAGATTGCGGCTTGTCCTAATGTGGAATATATCAAGATTGCTGATATTCCTGCGGATGTTGTGGAACAAGAAAAAGCGATCGAAATGGGTCGTGACGATTTAGGTAATAAACCCGACAATATTAAGGAGAAAATTGTTGAGGGTAGAATCCAAAAACGTTTAGGCGAAATGTGTTTACTTTCTCAACCCTATGTAAGGGATCAAAGTATCACCGTTGAGGAGTTAATTACTCAACAAGTTGCGACCATTGGGGAAAATATCCAAGTGCGTCGTTTTGCTCGTTTCATCTTAGGTGAAGGTATCGAGAAGCAAGAAACCAATTTTGCTGAAGAAGTAGCTGCTCAAACTGGTGGTGCTTTATAA
- a CDS encoding SSU ribosomal protein S2P (PFAM: Ribosomal protein S2~TIGRFAM: ribosomal protein S2, bacterial type~COGs: COG0052 Ribosomal protein S2~InterPro IPR001865:IPR018130:IPR005706~KEGG: cyh:Cyan8802_3528 ribosomal protein S2~PFAM: ribosomal protein S2~SPTR: 30S ribosomal protein S2;~TIGRFAM: ribosomal protein S2) has translation MPVVSLKELLDSGVHFGHQTRRWNPKMSQYIYTARNGVHIIDLVQTAQLMDEAYNYVKKAAESGKKVLFVGTKRQAAGIIAQEAARCGAFYINQRWLGGMLTNWETIKARVAHLKELEALEESGALDRRPKKEASVLRRELTKLRKYLGGIKDMNRVPDLVIIVDIRREHNAIKECQKLNLPVVSMLDTNCNPELVDLPIPANDDAIRSIKLIIGKLADAIYEGRYGKAVAEGNVDEFLESVQTIESSDDEDYDDEDYSDTEEDGGEEE, from the coding sequence ATGCCAGTAGTTAGCTTAAAAGAGCTATTAGATTCTGGTGTTCACTTCGGACACCAAACCCGTCGTTGGAATCCCAAGATGTCTCAGTACATCTACACCGCCAGAAATGGGGTTCATATCATTGACTTAGTACAAACCGCCCAATTAATGGACGAGGCTTATAACTACGTCAAAAAAGCTGCCGAAAGTGGCAAAAAAGTATTATTTGTAGGTACAAAACGCCAAGCTGCAGGTATTATCGCCCAAGAGGCAGCTCGTTGTGGTGCATTTTATATTAACCAACGTTGGTTAGGGGGAATGCTAACTAACTGGGAAACTATCAAGGCTCGTGTTGCTCACCTTAAAGAATTAGAAGCCCTCGAAGAAAGTGGTGCTTTAGACAGAAGACCTAAAAAAGAAGCGTCCGTACTACGCAGAGAGTTAACCAAACTCAGAAAATACCTTGGTGGTATCAAAGACATGAACAGAGTTCCTGATCTTGTGATCATCGTTGATATTCGTAGAGAACATAATGCCATCAAGGAATGTCAAAAACTTAACTTACCTGTCGTATCTATGTTAGATACCAACTGTAACCCCGAGTTGGTTGATTTACCCATCCCTGCTAATGATGATGCTATTCGTTCCATTAAATTGATCATTGGTAAATTAGCTGATGCTATTTATGAAGGACGTTATGGCAAAGCTGTTGCTGAGGGTAATGTGGATGAGTTTTTAGAATCGGTACAAACCATTGAATCTTCTGATGATGAAGATTATGATGATGAAGATTATTCTGATACCGAAGAAGATGGTGGCGAAGAAGAGTAA